Proteins found in one Tumebacillus sp. BK434 genomic segment:
- a CDS encoding 2-oxoacid:ferredoxin oxidoreductase subunit beta: MATLADFRYEKATWCPGCGDFTVLASLQQACVKMELEPEDVCCVSGIGCSGKISQHFGSYGFHTLHGRSLPTAQGIKMANQELTVIAAGGDGDGYGIGMGHFIHACRRNVDITYVVMDNHIYGLTTGQSSPTSKKGFKTKTTPAGVAEEPVKPLELAMTAGASFVAQAFSGDLKQMTSILVAAMQHKGFSLVNIFSPCVTFNRVNTYEWFKEHIVNFDEMDYDRSDKYEAMRRVHEAEGVCTGIIYKEDRPAFHEVVLGATEHGTVREKLELSHEQTSALLNQFRR, from the coding sequence ATGGCGACTTTAGCAGATTTCAGGTATGAAAAAGCGACCTGGTGCCCGGGCTGCGGTGACTTCACCGTGCTGGCATCCCTGCAGCAGGCATGTGTCAAAATGGAGCTGGAACCGGAAGATGTCTGCTGCGTGTCGGGCATCGGCTGCTCGGGCAAGATCTCGCAGCATTTTGGCTCCTACGGGTTCCACACGCTGCACGGGCGTTCGCTCCCGACGGCGCAAGGCATCAAGATGGCCAACCAGGAACTGACCGTCATCGCGGCGGGCGGCGACGGGGATGGTTACGGGATCGGCATGGGGCACTTTATCCACGCCTGCCGTCGCAATGTTGACATCACCTATGTGGTGATGGACAACCACATCTACGGCCTGACCACCGGTCAGTCTTCACCGACCTCGAAAAAGGGCTTCAAGACGAAAACCACCCCGGCCGGCGTGGCCGAGGAGCCGGTCAAGCCGCTGGAGCTGGCGATGACGGCAGGCGCTTCGTTTGTGGCACAGGCGTTTTCCGGCGACTTGAAGCAGATGACCAGCATTTTGGTCGCAGCGATGCAGCATAAGGGCTTCTCGCTGGTCAACATCTTCTCGCCGTGCGTGACGTTCAACCGGGTCAACACCTACGAGTGGTTCAAAGAGCACATCGTCAATTTTGATGAAATGGACTACGACCGCTCCGACAAGTACGAAGCGATGCGCCGCGTGCATGAAGCGGAAGGCGTCTGCACCGGGATCATCTACAAAGAAGACCGCCCGGCCTTCCACGAAGTGGTGCTCGGCGCCACCGAGCACGGCACCGTTCGTGAAAAACTGGAGCTGTCACACGAGCAGACGTCTGCCCTGCTCAATCAGTTCCGCCGCTAA
- a CDS encoding 2-oxoacid:acceptor oxidoreductase subunit alpha → MTNEFTWKVGGAQGEGIDSTGEILATVLTRMGYYIFAYRHFMSLVKGGHTNYKIRANNVEQVDYQGDTLDILIAFDQTTIDENEDELIEGGIILHDAKFEGQSKRGGLQVCSVPMSQMAKDLGNVIIKNMVAAGASCYVLDIDPTNFYEQIESQFGKKGAELVELNKTAFNKGFDFVKENYPDVRRPVPQATKPSAPRLLMSGNETTGVGALAAGCRILAAYPITPATEIMYWLLGNMKDFGGKVLQAEDEIAACIMAIGANYAGVRSMTSTSGPGLSLMMEAIGMAGISETPLVIVDVQRGGPSTGLPTKPEQSDLNGALWGSHGEIPRVVLAPTSIEDCYYQTFNAFNIAEKFQCVVIVLSDLFIGMNKMTLDDIDLTRFQVDRGEIVTQETLDQLEKGAFKRYAITDSGISPRSFPGMKNGRYCALTNEHEETGLEIEDVPMRQAQMNKRFRKMEPLEREVNEWGVEYTGADAPDVLLIGFGSTKAQISEALKTLEGQSVGHLQLRCMMPFPADAVRPRIEAARRVVVIDQNFTGQLTGLINREIGFHDKIETLKKYDGNPFTVGEIVSYVKG, encoded by the coding sequence ATGACGAACGAATTCACCTGGAAAGTGGGCGGGGCCCAAGGCGAAGGGATCGACTCAACAGGCGAGATTCTGGCGACGGTCCTCACACGCATGGGGTATTACATATTCGCCTACCGCCACTTCATGTCGCTGGTCAAAGGCGGCCACACCAACTACAAAATCAGAGCGAACAACGTGGAGCAAGTCGATTACCAAGGCGACACGCTCGATATTCTGATCGCGTTCGACCAAACGACGATCGACGAAAACGAAGATGAACTGATCGAAGGCGGCATCATCCTGCATGACGCCAAGTTCGAAGGCCAATCGAAGCGCGGCGGCCTGCAGGTCTGCTCCGTGCCGATGTCCCAGATGGCGAAAGACCTTGGCAACGTGATCATCAAAAACATGGTCGCAGCCGGCGCTTCCTGCTATGTGCTCGACATCGACCCGACGAATTTTTATGAGCAGATCGAATCGCAGTTTGGCAAAAAGGGTGCGGAGCTGGTCGAGCTGAACAAGACTGCGTTCAACAAAGGCTTCGACTTTGTGAAAGAAAACTACCCGGACGTGCGCCGCCCGGTGCCGCAGGCGACCAAGCCGTCCGCCCCGCGCCTGCTGATGTCGGGCAACGAGACGACCGGCGTCGGTGCACTCGCTGCCGGCTGCCGCATCCTCGCCGCCTATCCGATCACCCCGGCGACGGAGATCATGTATTGGCTGCTCGGCAACATGAAAGATTTTGGCGGCAAAGTGCTGCAGGCGGAAGACGAGATCGCCGCCTGCATCATGGCGATCGGCGCGAACTATGCCGGCGTGCGCTCGATGACCTCGACCTCCGGCCCCGGCCTGTCGCTGATGATGGAAGCGATCGGCATGGCGGGGATCTCCGAGACGCCGCTCGTCATCGTCGACGTCCAGCGCGGCGGTCCTTCGACGGGCCTGCCGACCAAGCCGGAGCAGTCCGACCTGAACGGCGCCCTGTGGGGCTCGCACGGCGAGATTCCCCGCGTCGTGCTGGCGCCGACGTCGATCGAAGACTGCTACTACCAGACCTTTAACGCTTTCAACATCGCCGAGAAATTCCAGTGTGTGGTCATCGTGCTGAGCGACCTGTTCATCGGCATGAACAAGATGACGCTCGACGACATCGACCTGACCCGCTTCCAAGTCGACCGCGGCGAGATCGTGACACAGGAGACGCTCGACCAGTTGGAAAAAGGCGCCTTCAAGCGCTATGCGATCACCGATTCCGGCATTTCCCCGCGCTCGTTCCCGGGCATGAAAAACGGCCGCTATTGCGCTTTGACCAACGAGCACGAAGAGACCGGCCTTGAGATCGAAGACGTGCCGATGCGTCAGGCGCAGATGAACAAGCGCTTCCGCAAAATGGAGCCGTTGGAGCGCGAAGTGAACGAGTGGGGCGTGGAGTATACCGGCGCGGACGCGCCTGATGTGCTGCTCATCGGCTTTGGCTCGACAAAAGCGCAGATCTCCGAAGCGCTCAAGACGCTGGAAGGCCAGTCGGTCGGCCACCTGCAACTGCGCTGCATGATGCCGTTCCCTGCCGATGCGGTCAGACCGCGCATCGAAGCGGCCCGACGCGTCGTGGTCATCGACCAGAACTTTACCGGCCAGCTGACCGGGCTGATCAACCGCGAGATCGGCTTCCATGACAAGATCGAAACCTTGAAGAAATACGACGGCAATCCGTTTACCGTAGGCGAGATTGTTTCCTATGTGAAGGGGTGA
- the ytvI gene encoding sporulation integral membrane protein YtvI: MLSFVMKHRFALINLALWIVFGWLVWVGLRFALPFFLPLVFGLLIAVLIEPAVKLLIRLKLPRWIASFSTLILLFGGGAALLLLLAAKLMIELAQFSERVPGMAKGLVGKGEELLHQAVAFYTTLSPEMSEKVRDNLGKLGTVLGNIGKGISENVLHWLGQVPSAVTIFLLSLLIAYFLSKDFPLWQRRVFRLINPSVREKGDVVLDDLGKATFGYIRAQAILILITFCQVLVGLLILGVDYAFSLSLLAAFLDILPLLGTGSLFVPWAIYMFITGNVQLGIGLLVVYGLIVAVRQLLEPKVLASSIGLDPLVTLVVMYAGYQAIGFVGVLLAPFLIIAFTSLLKVRAFDFLVEDDFSDKNKSQ, translated from the coding sequence ATGCTTTCATTTGTAATGAAACACCGCTTTGCCCTGATCAACCTGGCTTTGTGGATCGTGTTTGGCTGGCTGGTCTGGGTGGGGCTGCGCTTTGCATTGCCGTTTTTCCTGCCGCTGGTGTTCGGGCTGTTGATCGCCGTGCTGATCGAACCTGCGGTCAAACTGCTGATTCGCCTGAAACTGCCGCGCTGGATCGCCTCCTTCTCCACGCTGATCCTGCTCTTCGGCGGCGGCGCCGCCTTGTTGCTCCTGCTCGCCGCCAAGCTGATGATCGAGCTTGCCCAGTTTTCCGAACGGGTGCCCGGCATGGCGAAAGGCTTGGTCGGCAAAGGTGAAGAACTGCTGCACCAGGCGGTCGCCTTTTACACCACCCTGTCCCCTGAGATGAGCGAAAAAGTCCGCGACAATCTCGGCAAGCTTGGCACTGTGCTCGGCAACATCGGCAAGGGTATCTCCGAAAATGTCCTGCACTGGCTGGGACAAGTCCCCAGCGCCGTGACGATCTTCCTGCTGTCGCTATTGATCGCTTATTTTCTCTCCAAAGACTTCCCGCTCTGGCAGCGCCGCGTCTTCCGCCTCATCAACCCGAGCGTCCGCGAAAAAGGCGACGTCGTCCTCGACGACCTCGGCAAAGCGACGTTCGGCTATATCCGCGCCCAGGCGATCCTCATTTTGATCACATTCTGCCAAGTGCTGGTCGGGCTCCTGATCTTGGGCGTCGACTACGCGTTCTCCCTGTCGCTGTTAGCGGCGTTTCTCGACATCCTGCCCCTGCTTGGGACAGGCTCACTGTTCGTGCCATGGGCGATCTACATGTTCATCACCGGCAATGTGCAGCTCGGCATCGGTCTCCTGGTCGTCTATGGACTGATCGTCGCCGTCCGCCAACTGCTCGAACCGAAAGTCCTCGCCTCGTCGATCGGCCTCGACCCGCTGGTCACGCTCGTCGTGATGTATGCCGGCTATCAGGCGATCGGATTTGTCGGCGTGCTGCTCGCCCCGTTCCTGATCATCGCCTTTACCTCGCTGTTGAAGGTGCGGGCGTTCGACTTCCTCGTCGAAGATGATTTTTCGGACAAGAACAAATCACAATAG
- a CDS encoding FDLD family class I lanthipeptide, which produces MEKNLFDLDVQVESNEVTTREGTGIPISVGFACMTIK; this is translated from the coding sequence ATGGAAAAGAATCTGTTCGATCTGGATGTGCAGGTTGAGTCGAACGAAGTGACCACCCGTGAAGGTACGGGCATCCCGATTTCGGTCGGATTTGCGTGCATGACCATCAAGTAG
- a CDS encoding HD domain-containing protein, with protein sequence MIEWVDKEKVFKDPVHDYIYVKDSLIWDLINTRAFQRLRRVKQLGTSFLTYHGAEHSRFTHSLGTYETMRKVLSHFERNFGWPGDDRVRMLALCAALLHDIGHGPFSHTVERVFQFHHETWTQRILIEDPEVSRILKRIDDEFPQDVADVIAKKDKFPLVVKLISSQLDVDRMDYLLRDALNTGVTYGAFELERLIRVMRPVGDDVVVKKSGMKTVEQYILARYFMYSQVYLHPVTVGSDVLLRHVVSRVKKLWDRGDDVFLVDELKPFLSRKADEISVAEYLELDESVMNYTLQRWTRAEDPILRDLSDRFVNRRLFGGVDTRELKEVERETIREMFRTHGLNPDYYLSFQTATTGGYHMYKQGIKLVDESGRLLDDISKYSGLVRSLQPESKFRIFCPKEVLRGEGSYKPIRGWLDAMRD encoded by the coding sequence ATGATCGAATGGGTCGATAAAGAAAAAGTGTTTAAAGATCCGGTGCACGACTACATCTATGTGAAAGACAGCCTGATCTGGGATCTGATCAACACGCGCGCGTTTCAGCGCCTGCGCCGCGTCAAGCAGCTCGGTACGTCGTTTTTGACCTACCACGGTGCTGAGCACAGCCGCTTTACGCATTCCTTGGGCACCTATGAGACGATGCGCAAGGTGCTGTCCCATTTTGAGCGCAACTTCGGCTGGCCGGGCGATGACCGCGTGCGGATGCTCGCCTTGTGCGCAGCGCTGCTGCACGACATCGGGCACGGGCCGTTTTCGCATACGGTGGAAAGGGTGTTTCAGTTCCATCACGAGACGTGGACGCAGCGCATCCTGATCGAAGACCCGGAGGTCAGCCGGATTCTGAAGCGGATCGACGACGAGTTCCCGCAGGATGTGGCCGATGTGATCGCCAAGAAGGACAAGTTTCCGCTGGTCGTCAAGCTGATCTCGTCACAGCTCGACGTCGACCGGATGGACTATCTGCTCCGCGACGCGCTGAACACCGGCGTCACGTACGGCGCGTTTGAACTGGAGCGGCTGATCCGCGTCATGCGCCCGGTCGGCGATGACGTCGTGGTCAAGAAGTCGGGCATGAAAACGGTCGAACAGTACATCCTCGCCCGCTACTTTATGTATTCCCAAGTCTACCTGCACCCGGTCACCGTCGGCAGCGACGTGCTCTTGCGCCATGTGGTGTCCCGGGTGAAAAAGCTGTGGGACCGCGGCGATGACGTGTTTTTGGTCGACGAGCTAAAGCCGTTTCTGTCGCGCAAGGCGGACGAGATCTCGGTGGCGGAATACCTCGAGCTCGATGAAAGCGTGATGAATTACACCTTGCAGCGCTGGACCCGCGCCGAAGACCCGATCCTGCGCGACCTGTCCGACCGATTTGTCAACCGCCGCCTGTTTGGCGGGGTCGATACGCGGGAGCTCAAAGAGGTCGAACGCGAGACGATCCGCGAAATGTTTCGCACGCACGGCTTGAATCCGGACTATTACCTGTCGTTCCAGACGGCGACGACAGGCGGTTACCACATGTACAAACAAGGCATTAAGCTGGTCGATGAGAGCGGCCGCCTGCTGGACGACATCTCCAAGTACTCCGGGCTGGTGCGCTCTTTGCAGCCGGAATCGAAATTTCGCATCTTCTGCCCGAAGGAAGTGCTGCGCGGCGAAGGATCGTACAAGCCGATCCGCGGCTGGCTCGATGCGATGAGGGACTAG
- a CDS encoding glycosyltransferase family 4 protein produces MDVFRVLQVVRPMQGGMRRHVLDLIHGLQEVGLAVTVACPSELCGEQVLQSVPCLPVEIVDSVSPMKDMLAVRQLGKLLREQPFDLVHLHGAKAGLVGRLALRSLPTPPPCVYTVHNQVLPRGGLVKRVLNTLERRLAPETDRVITVSRRLEQDVVARHGIPPWRAVTIHNGVEQAAMLPREHARQVLGCEDSDRLVIGSIGRMVAEKGFSTLLEAFTILLARGVDAELVLIGDGPLLSDYQHQAGKIGPARVRFLGEVPQARRLLSGLDIVVQPSHAEGLGLVPIEAMLAGCPVIASDVGGLPEVVVHGKTGLLVPPQEAVALADALQLLLQKEDWRLRLGRAGQRRAEEHFTRGAMIEATLREYRAVIAKRQGVFL; encoded by the coding sequence GTGGATGTGTTTCGCGTGCTGCAGGTGGTACGCCCGATGCAGGGCGGCATGCGCCGGCATGTGCTGGATCTGATCCATGGTTTGCAGGAAGTCGGGCTCGCCGTGACGGTCGCCTGCCCGTCGGAGCTGTGCGGGGAACAGGTACTGCAATCGGTGCCTTGCTTGCCTGTGGAGATCGTCGACAGCGTCTCCCCGATGAAAGATATGCTCGCCGTGCGCCAGCTGGGCAAACTGCTTCGCGAGCAGCCGTTCGATCTCGTGCACCTGCACGGGGCGAAAGCAGGTCTCGTCGGCCGCCTCGCCCTGCGCAGCCTGCCGACGCCGCCGCCCTGCGTCTATACCGTACATAATCAAGTCTTGCCGCGCGGCGGGCTGGTCAAGCGCGTGCTGAACACGCTGGAGCGCAGGCTCGCTCCCGAGACCGACCGCGTGATCACCGTCTCGCGCCGCCTGGAGCAGGATGTGGTGGCGCGCCATGGCATCCCGCCTTGGAGGGCGGTGACGATCCACAACGGGGTCGAGCAGGCGGCGATGCTGCCGCGCGAGCACGCCCGGCAGGTGCTGGGCTGTGAGGACAGCGACCGCCTTGTCATCGGTTCGATCGGGCGCATGGTGGCGGAAAAAGGGTTCTCGACGCTGCTCGAAGCGTTTACGATTCTGCTCGCCCGCGGCGTCGATGCGGAGCTGGTGCTGATCGGCGACGGCCCGCTCCTGTCCGACTACCAGCATCAGGCCGGCAAGATCGGCCCGGCGCGGGTGCGCTTCTTAGGCGAGGTCCCGCAGGCGCGCCGGCTGCTCTCCGGGCTCGACATCGTCGTCCAGCCTTCGCACGCCGAAGGGCTCGGCCTCGTGCCGATCGAGGCGATGCTCGCCGGCTGCCCGGTGATCGCCAGCGACGTCGGCGGGCTCCCGGAAGTGGTGGTGCACGGCAAGACCGGTCTGCTCGTCCCGCCGCAGGAAGCGGTGGCGCTGGCCGATGCCCTGCAACTGCTGCTGCAAAAAGAGGACTGGCGGCTGCGGCTCGGACGGGCCGGACAGCGCCGGGCGGAGGAACATTTCACCAGAGGGGCGATGATCGAAGCGACGCTGCGAGAATACCGCGCGGTGATCGCCAAGCGCCAAGGGGTCTTTTTATGA
- the bcp gene encoding thioredoxin-dependent thiol peroxidase — MAEITPGTQAPDFTLPASNGEPVALSDLRGKNVVLYFYPKDMTPGCTTQACDFRDAHQLFEAADTVIVGVSPDPVKRHLKFIEKENLPFLLLADENHEASELYGVWKEKSMYGKKFWGIERTTFLIDKAGNIAKVYPKVKVKGHIEAVLADAKALT; from the coding sequence ATGGCAGAGATCACACCCGGCACCCAAGCACCCGACTTCACGCTCCCGGCGAGCAACGGCGAACCTGTTGCCTTAAGCGACTTGCGCGGCAAAAACGTCGTGCTGTACTTTTACCCGAAGGATATGACTCCAGGGTGTACGACCCAGGCATGCGACTTCCGCGACGCCCATCAGCTGTTCGAAGCGGCCGACACGGTGATCGTCGGCGTTTCGCCCGACCCGGTCAAGCGCCACCTGAAATTTATCGAAAAAGAAAACCTGCCCTTCCTGCTGCTCGCCGACGAGAACCACGAAGCGAGCGAGCTGTATGGCGTCTGGAAAGAAAAAAGCATGTACGGCAAAAAGTTCTGGGGCATCGAGCGCACCACGTTCCTGATCGACAAGGCAGGCAACATCGCCAAGGTCTACCCGAAAGTAAAAGTCAAAGGCCACATCGAAGCGGTGCTGGCCGACGCCAAAGCCCTGACATAA
- the ytvI gene encoding sporulation integral membrane protein YtvI, translating into MKALWILLLIVAGYFILPHSMPILLALVTAIILEPVVKLLQRGLRMKRIYAVILSFTSFLLVFGGLLFFITTRIVIEVVELSQWLPRVVIDMADPVREWVAQMQAYFAALPPSSAQNLQATLNKTFASLNDLTITLLNGLVGLISSLPNLMVVTVVYIVALFLFSLDLPALAKKFLELFTAETQPKIRIVLENLNRAIIGFLQAQILISFLTYDLVLIGLWVLGVKYALAVALFIIIVDVLPVLGTGAVIVPWAGYAFVTGNNSLGVGLLILYVVIIVFRRIIEPKILGNSLGISALATLISMYLGFMVLGFVGLIAGPALVILYQAFRDAGFFKIRIKL; encoded by the coding sequence ATGAAAGCTCTCTGGATCCTGCTGCTGATCGTCGCCGGGTACTTCATCCTGCCGCACAGCATGCCGATATTGCTCGCACTGGTCACCGCGATCATCTTGGAACCGGTCGTGAAACTGCTGCAGCGCGGGCTGCGGATGAAGCGCATCTATGCGGTGATCCTGTCATTTACCAGCTTTCTGCTGGTCTTTGGCGGGCTGTTGTTCTTCATCACGACACGCATCGTGATCGAAGTGGTGGAACTGTCGCAGTGGCTGCCCCGCGTTGTCATCGACATGGCCGACCCGGTGCGGGAATGGGTGGCGCAGATGCAGGCGTATTTCGCTGCCCTGCCCCCCTCATCCGCCCAGAACTTGCAGGCCACGCTGAACAAAACGTTCGCTTCTTTGAACGACCTGACGATCACCCTGCTCAACGGGCTGGTCGGGCTGATCTCTTCCCTGCCCAACCTGATGGTCGTCACCGTCGTCTACATCGTCGCCCTGTTCCTCTTTTCGCTCGACTTGCCGGCTCTGGCCAAAAAGTTTCTCGAACTGTTCACCGCCGAGACCCAGCCGAAGATCCGCATTGTGCTGGAGAATCTCAACCGGGCGATCATCGGCTTCTTGCAGGCGCAGATCCTGATCTCGTTCTTGACTTATGACCTCGTGCTGATCGGGCTGTGGGTGCTCGGGGTGAAATACGCGCTCGCCGTCGCCTTGTTCATCATCATCGTCGACGTGCTGCCGGTGCTCGGCACCGGAGCGGTGATCGTGCCATGGGCCGGCTATGCCTTTGTGACCGGCAACAACTCGCTTGGCGTCGGCCTGTTGATCCTCTATGTCGTGATCATCGTCTTCCGCCGCATCATCGAGCCGAAGATCCTCGGCAACTCGCTTGGCATCTCGGCGCTGGCGACTTTGATCTCGATGTACTTGGGCTTCATGGTGCTCGGCTTCGTCGGTCTGATCGCGGGACCGGCGCTCGTCATCTTGTACCAGGCGTTTCGCGATGCCGGATTCTTTAAGATCCGGATCAAGCTGTAG
- a CDS encoding LysR family transcriptional regulator, with protein MNLENLEMFLMIARFRSINKAAETLFLAQSTVTHRLKQLEKQLSVTLFVRTAGGVTLTPEGRSFVPVATGIVEQIRAFTQDTSTRKPLTIAAGKAFASYELPRLLGEYRKNHPELRCYVKSTLYEESITALLTGMADLAMLGSEVYHPQLLQLDLPSDRIVLIASPEHRWGRTFGGFADWGAQEMIMFGDSSAPFRQRVDRFLLERGVFPNVIMELDSFSAVKQMVMQNLGVAMLPERVIREEMAAGQLTAHDIAEGALTRPTLIAYPKHKANDADFQQFLTWIVRHF; from the coding sequence ATGAATCTTGAAAATCTTGAAATGTTTCTGATGATCGCCCGCTTCCGTTCGATCAACAAGGCGGCAGAAACGCTGTTTTTGGCGCAGTCGACCGTCACGCATCGCTTGAAACAGCTTGAAAAGCAGCTCAGTGTGACGCTGTTCGTCCGCACGGCCGGCGGTGTCACGCTGACTCCGGAAGGGCGGAGCTTCGTCCCTGTCGCCACCGGGATCGTCGAGCAGATCCGTGCTTTCACTCAGGATACCTCGACGCGCAAACCGCTGACGATCGCCGCCGGCAAAGCGTTCGCCTCCTATGAACTGCCCCGGCTGCTCGGGGAATACCGTAAAAATCATCCCGAACTGCGTTGCTACGTCAAATCGACGCTGTATGAAGAATCGATCACCGCACTGCTGACCGGGATGGCCGATCTGGCGATGCTCGGCAGCGAAGTCTATCATCCGCAGCTGTTGCAGCTCGACCTGCCCTCCGACCGGATCGTGCTGATCGCCTCGCCCGAACACCGCTGGGGCAGGACGTTTGGCGGATTTGCCGACTGGGGTGCGCAGGAGATGATCATGTTCGGCGATTCCTCTGCGCCGTTTCGCCAGCGTGTCGACCGCTTTTTGCTGGAGCGCGGCGTGTTCCCGAACGTGATCATGGAACTCGACTCCTTCAGCGCCGTCAAACAGATGGTGATGCAAAATCTCGGCGTCGCCATGCTTCCGGAACGGGTGATCCGCGAAGAAATGGCAGCCGGACAGCTCACCGCTCATGACATCGCGGAAGGTGCCCTGACGCGGCCGACCTTGATCGCCTATCCGAAACACAAAGCAAACGACGCTGACTTCCAACAATTTTTGACTTGGATCGTCAGGCATTTTTAG
- a CDS encoding MFS transporter — translation MHRLRSYFQAYHPIVHSILFGTCMARLASGMSMPFLALYLARELELSPALIGLTIGLGMFCEMIGGFIGGTLSDRFGRQRIMMTALYLWTLVFTCYAFATELWMFLLLTALQGLSRAFYEPVGQALLSDLTTPEQRYRVFTLRYTFNNLGWAIGPIIGALLGMSAGAGAFLITGGVYLVFALIMQGMFSRFAITKLQGAGKEVVTFRKAAATVWGDKALLLFILGSIMGTLCYSQITTNLSQHVGGLAGGVTLFGVLLTVNASVVVLLQLPLSSWAEKRTPLQTIWIGNLFYAAGFAGFAYADSWTGMILSMAVFTIGEVLCFPAGSVLLDRLAPDGMRGTYFGTQSFKYLGTSIGPWLGGVVLVGSGAEALFLGTALVAQIGTLFYWLGQRRAGQLLVSPTPKTPSL, via the coding sequence ATGCATCGTCTCAGATCCTATTTTCAAGCTTATCATCCGATTGTGCATTCGATCTTGTTTGGCACTTGTATGGCACGTTTGGCATCCGGCATGAGCATGCCGTTTCTGGCCTTGTATCTGGCGCGGGAACTGGAGCTGAGCCCGGCGCTGATCGGGCTGACGATCGGGCTTGGCATGTTTTGCGAAATGATCGGCGGCTTCATCGGCGGGACGCTGTCCGACCGCTTCGGACGCCAGCGGATCATGATGACGGCGCTCTATCTGTGGACGCTGGTCTTCACCTGCTATGCGTTTGCCACCGAGCTCTGGATGTTTCTGCTGCTCACCGCCCTGCAGGGCTTGAGCCGTGCGTTTTATGAGCCGGTCGGCCAGGCGCTGCTCAGCGACCTGACGACGCCGGAGCAGCGGTACCGCGTGTTCACGCTGCGCTACACCTTCAACAACCTCGGCTGGGCGATCGGGCCGATCATCGGCGCGCTGCTCGGCATGTCGGCCGGCGCTGGAGCCTTTCTGATCACCGGCGGCGTTTATCTCGTCTTTGCGCTGATCATGCAGGGGATGTTCTCGCGCTTTGCGATCACCAAGCTGCAGGGGGCGGGCAAGGAGGTCGTCACCTTCCGCAAGGCGGCGGCGACCGTCTGGGGGGACAAAGCGTTGCTGCTGTTCATCCTCGGGAGCATCATGGGCACGCTGTGCTACTCGCAGATCACGACCAACTTGTCGCAGCACGTCGGGGGGCTTGCTGGGGGCGTTACCTTGTTCGGCGTGCTGCTGACGGTCAACGCTTCGGTCGTCGTGCTGCTGCAACTGCCATTGTCTTCGTGGGCGGAAAAACGGACGCCGCTGCAGACGATCTGGATCGGCAATCTGTTTTACGCGGCCGGTTTTGCCGGCTTTGCCTATGCGGACAGCTGGACGGGCATGATTCTTTCGATGGCGGTGTTTACGATCGGGGAGGTGCTCTGCTTCCCGGCGGGGAGCGTCCTGCTCGACCGTCTGGCGCCGGACGGGATGCGCGGGACGTATTTTGGCACGCAGAGCTTCAAATACCTCGGCACGTCGATCGGCCCGTGGCTCGGCGGCGTGGTGCTGGTCGGTTCGGGAGCGGAGGCTTTGTTTCTCGGCACAGCGCTGGTGGCGCAGATCGGCACGTTGTTTTACTGGCTGGGCCAGCGCCGGGCGGGGCAACTGCTGGTCAGCCCGACACCAAAAACACCCTCTCTGTAG
- a CDS encoding C39 family peptidase, translating into MFKKMITSIALSAAVMTATVVTPALVAPQTAEASFSAPLFKQYDAAWGTDLMGGGDTMTKSGCAVSSVAMALRHKSITVSGSAADPGKLNTWLKSNAGYSGNSIVWGSVTKLSSRISFDGRYTSGTSLSAATLRTYLDGGNKAIIANVRSGGHWVLLTDHNGGTVFNVNDPGYSQSTYNYSDIVGYAVYTIN; encoded by the coding sequence ATGTTCAAGAAAATGATCACTTCGATCGCACTGTCTGCTGCTGTAATGACAGCAACCGTTGTTACCCCGGCGCTGGTCGCTCCGCAAACTGCGGAAGCTTCTTTCTCCGCACCGCTGTTCAAGCAATATGATGCTGCATGGGGCACCGACCTGATGGGCGGCGGCGACACCATGACCAAATCCGGCTGCGCTGTTTCTTCCGTCGCGATGGCGCTGCGCCACAAGAGCATCACCGTGTCCGGCTCTGCTGCTGACCCGGGCAAACTGAACACCTGGCTGAAATCGAACGCTGGCTACTCCGGCAACTCGATCGTATGGGGTTCCGTAACGAAGCTGTCTTCCCGCATCTCCTTCGATGGCCGTTACACCTCCGGCACTTCCCTTTCTGCTGCTACCCTGCGCACCTACCTCGACGGCGGCAACAAGGCGATCATCGCAAACGTTCGCTCCGGCGGCCACTGGGTACTGCTGACCGACCACAACGGCGGCACCGTATTTAACGTCAACGACCCGGGCTACTCGCAATCCACGTACAACTACTCCGACATCGTCGGCTACGCAGTTTACACCATCAACTAA